One window from the genome of Candidatus Thermoplasmatota archaeon encodes:
- the cobO gene encoding cob(I)yrinic acid a,c-diamide adenosyltransferase: MKLEQGLVQVYTGNGKGKTTASLGLALRAIGRGLKVYVIQFMKGCEYGEILALKSNPNLKIVQFGRESFVSKEKAAEIDISLAKKGLEHAKEIVMSGKYDLAILDEINVALDYKLINLEDVLELIAKKPRHVELVLTGRYAPKEIIKAADLVTEMLDIKHPFEKGLLARKGIDY; this comes from the coding sequence ATGAAACTAGAGCAGGGACTTGTGCAAGTTTATACAGGAAATGGCAAGGGCAAAACCACAGCATCGTTAGGCTTAGCGTTAAGAGCTATAGGCAGAGGGCTGAAAGTGTATGTAATTCAGTTCATGAAGGGGTGCGAATACGGCGAAATTTTAGCTCTCAAAAGCAATCCCAACTTAAAAATAGTTCAATTCGGCAGAGAGAGTTTTGTCAGCAAGGAAAAGGCTGCTGAAATAGATATCTCTCTGGCTAAAAAAGGGTTAGAGCATGCAAAAGAGATAGTAATGAGCGGCAAGTATGATTTAGCTATTTTAGATGAAATTAATGTAGCACTTGATTATAAACTTATAAATTTAGAAGACGTGTTAGAACTCATTGCTAAGAAGCCTCGACATGTAGAGCTTGTACTTACAGGCAGGTATGCGCCTAAAGAAATTATAAAAGCAGCAGATTTAGTTACTGAGATGCTCGATATAAAGCATCCTTTTGAAAAAGGATTGCTTGCACGTAAAGGTATTGATTACTGA
- a CDS encoding acyl-CoA dehydrogenase, with protein MIFSLTKEQEEFKNKVKAFAEEELFPIASIQDKKSEFPVQAMKRASELGLMGMCVPKEYGGLGLDHLSYVLAIEEISRACASSGVTISVNNSLVCTPIYKFGTEEQKKKYLTKLAKGEYLGAFALTEPNAGSDAGAVATKAELEGNNYILNGTKIFITNACKGNVFIVFAATGPTKKRISAFIVEHGYEGFSIGTKEQKLGILASDTAELSFDNCKVPKENLIGNEGEGFKIALNTLDYGRIGIASQALGIAQNAYEISLKYSKQRKQFGKAISEFQAIQFTLADMATQIDAARMLVYKAAYVADTGKRFSKEAAMAKLFASEVAMKVTTQAIQILGGYGYTEDYIVERLYRDAKITEIYEGTSEIQRLVIAESLLKE; from the coding sequence ATGATATTTAGTTTGACTAAAGAGCAGGAAGAATTTAAAAATAAAGTAAAGGCTTTTGCAGAAGAAGAGCTTTTTCCTATAGCGTCTATACAAGATAAAAAATCAGAATTTCCTGTGCAAGCCATGAAGAGGGCATCCGAGCTTGGATTAATGGGTATGTGCGTACCCAAAGAATACGGCGGATTAGGCTTAGATCATTTAAGTTACGTACTTGCGATAGAGGAAATATCAAGGGCTTGCGCATCTTCAGGAGTTACAATCTCTGTAAACAATTCTCTTGTATGCACCCCTATTTATAAATTCGGTACCGAAGAGCAGAAAAAGAAATATCTGACTAAACTTGCTAAAGGTGAATATTTAGGCGCTTTCGCACTTACAGAACCAAATGCAGGTAGCGACGCAGGCGCTGTAGCGACTAAAGCAGAGCTTGAAGGCAACAATTACATTCTTAACGGAACTAAAATCTTTATTACGAACGCTTGCAAAGGCAATGTTTTTATTGTATTTGCCGCAACAGGCCCCACAAAAAAGCGAATATCAGCATTTATTGTAGAGCACGGCTACGAGGGCTTTAGTATAGGTACAAAAGAGCAAAAACTAGGTATTTTAGCGAGTGATACCGCAGAACTTTCATTTGATAACTGTAAAGTCCCTAAAGAAAATTTGATTGGTAACGAAGGTGAGGGCTTCAAAATAGCGCTCAACACACTTGATTACGGTAGAATTGGTATCGCATCGCAAGCTTTAGGTATAGCACAGAACGCTTACGAAATTTCTTTAAAATACTCAAAACAGCGCAAACAGTTTGGCAAAGCTATTTCTGAATTTCAGGCAATTCAATTCACGCTTGCAGATATGGCTACTCAGATAGATGCTGCAAGAATGCTTGTCTATAAAGCTGCTTATGTAGCAGATACCGGTAAGAGGTTCTCTAAAGAAGCTGCTATGGCGAAACTGTTTGCTAGCGAGGTAGCTATGAAAGTAACAACACAAGCAATCCAAATTCTAGGAGGCTATGGCTACACAGAAGATTATATTGTAGAGCGCTTGTACAGAGATGCTAAAATCACAGAAATTTATGAAGGTACTAGCGAAATACAAAGACTGGTGATTGCTGAATCGCTTTTGAAAGAATAG